The Aspergillus luchuensis IFO 4308 DNA, chromosome 4, nearly complete sequence DNA window TGCATAATACGTCACCCCCCATTGTTGTGTTCAATCACTCCCGTATCCTTTCCCTACGCAATATCCACGCTGTCAACAGCAACCGTACCCTACTCTCCTTTTCTCAATGACAGCCTGCTGCATAGCAGCATCATTTAGACCATCTAGACCCGGAACCACCGGACCGACCTAAAACCGGTATCGTAGATCAACATGTAAGCTGACGGCTGACGGTGGTACAGGATTCCAACAATGCCACTGGCACTGACACTGACTTTTGCAATTGGCTTTCTGCCTTGGTCAATCTCATCAATCCATGAATCAGCACAGGTATGTCAAAGGCGGgaaaagatggagaaggaggagggggctaTCTTACTACTATTGACTTGGCTGGTACATACCAATACGTCACAGTCACACCtggagacatcatcatcaacataaCATGCCTGCCTGATGAGAATGAATATACTGGGTGCTTTCTACTTCAGTAGTTGCACTGACGATTGACATCATTTTTAATAGCATACGTGCCATTGTCTACTATTCCATAATTTTCTATGCCCTTTCTTAAATGAGTCCAACCTACATCATGAAACAGATAAGATATGTAAACACGTATGCTATCAGACTTCAGGCACCATTTAGCACCATGCATACCACATAAGTAGTAATAGGAACTTGGAAAAGGGACGCGAGTCTCCATCAATGTCCAAGGCTAACTTAACTGGTGTCATCATCAGTCCAATTGAAATTGTAATTAAATTGAGTCtacatatttatatacaactaaatatactactaccacaaCCCAACCCCGTTATGATAGATACATCCCGCTAATTGACTACGTACGCTTGTATTCTCCCTAGCAGCAGCTAGAGACTAAGTAGTTAGTttactagtaagtatatcAATTGCTCACCGGAGCCCCCCATAGTAGTACTGGAATATACCTAATTTGCCTTCTTACATACTGATATTGATATGGTACGGTACGGCCAGTGAGTTGAAAACGAAAGgataattatctttacttCACCACATTCAATGCCATTGAAGGAAAACTTCACCTTCACAATATTGAGTATTTCGTACCTCGCTATCCCTCTCAGGTCCACTAAGGGTTCATCCAATACTAGATCCCGATCCATATGGTATAGGTGAACGATGCATCTAGCATATGCTAGTAGGTGTGGGGGGGATTCCGTCCATATATCTTGCAAAATCACTGCAAACACTTCCGAAATATGTGCCCCATATCCAGTTCTCCTTGGACGATCTTCCGAGACAAAATTGGAGAATCGGGAGGGGCTATACGATTCTGTAGGTAGGTGAGGGCATAGGAGAGATTGATCATAAATAAGAGATCTTCTTTGTCCTTACAGTGGATAGAATAAtgtgttgaagatgatcgCGTCATGAAAGATACTTACTCTACAAATCCATGCGGGTCGTCACCTTCCCTATGTGCCCAAATCAATTGTAGGTCTTGGTCTATCCTACCTTATATACAGGATCTATATCCCCGCAGGCAGTAAGTAGACATCCCACTGACGCCAATATTACAAGAGATAACTATTTAAAAATCAGTCCCGAAACATACCCTTGAATCAAAACGCATCGAAGCTCTGGATAAACTGCAAAGTTGTGAAATTGACTTGAATTGGTCAGAAGTCCATGGACATTCTGACCAACGGCTCACACCTGCGTCCAGAGCGGTTGAGGCAGTTCGTCGCCGGGCTGAATCATCGCTTCCTGACGGCATGCCTTCGACCCGGCCGGTGGGGATACGGGTCCTGCTCGACTGCCTGGGGCTGGCGGATAGAAGCCAACGTAAGCCTCGCGGCGGGCAGGTTCCCCGACGGTGACAGACCAAGTGTGCAAGCCGTAATACGACGCGATGGAATGGACGAGCCAGCGACTGAAGGTGAGAACATACGGTAAGCATGGATCGACGCTCTGGATAAGAAATTCTACACTTACCCGAATCCAGCTGCCCGGTCGTCGACCAGACTCTCAAACACCATCTTCTGCCCATCATGCTCATGATGAGCACTCATTGCCTCACGCATCTTTTGCAGTCTTGCTCTTCTCTGGGGCGAGTCATGCATCAGGCCGTTTCGACCCACAAACACGATCTCGTCTTCGGATTCACTGTCGGATGACTGTGGGGCATCTGCCAGACCCTCCTGCTTCAGCAAACCTTGCTTCTCGTTCCATCGCTGGATGAATTGTCTAatgtcttcttcaatatcCTGAAGTATACCACGTGCGGCACGTGCATGCTTTAGTCTCTGTCGCAGCTCCTTAGGAACACGATGCTTCTCAGTCCGGGTCTCCATCTGCTGGGATGACCTATGGTCCAGATGCGCATAGTGGTTGTCCCAGAGAGGCGCAAGGTAGTAAGGCATAGGGTCGTGACGAGTGTGGGTGGCCTGGATATCCCAATCCTTGGAGGAAGGTGGCTCAGCCCACGGATTATTCAGAAGACGATCTTTGCAAGAAGCATATCCTGTCAGCATCTATCGAGGGCAAAGACGAAGGCATGCCCGGCCTAGGAGAAGCGCGGAAGCCCAGCCAGTGGCGTGATTCCGACATGTCAAGACATACCATTCTCCCAACGCTGTCTGCGACGACTAccatcctttcccttcaaCAAGGCTTCGCGCCTCTTGAGGCTATCACGGCGAAGCGGCTCGCGGCGGCGGAAGCTCACCGACGCCACCTGGGTCTCCTTGGTTGGCTGGGCTAGGACCTTGACCTTAGGCGCGGAAGGGCTTCCCACTGTCGGTACTGGGTCATCTAGGGGAATTGATAGCGAGACTGTGGTGCCGCGCACGCTTGCGCGCGTAGGAGTGGACTGGGAAAAGACCACATTCGAATCGGTGATCGGTACTGACTCCGAGAGAGTCAGACTCTCCAAGGATGCAGCTGCCTGTTCAGTCCAAGCGGAGATGGCGCGAGCCTGCTGTGGCGAGAGAGATCCTCTCGGATTCGTTTCAGATGGGAAATTCGGATGAATGGCCATGGTGAGAGCGCAGCGCGGTTCGGACGGTTGTCGATAACGGATAGGCCTATGGGACAGGAGAagcgggatggatggacggggGCGGTTAAGCACAGAAAGCGTGTCGCAGCCTGAGGCGAGGGTATCAAGTAGTACTCCAGGAAGAGACCACTAAGGCAGTGACTTCTGGAGAAGACCGACAAGAATCGGGGGAggcggggggaggaggacgaagggAAGCCCTGCTCTCAGATAAGAGGAGATAACCGCCGCCTGCAGTCCGGTCGCGTTCGGCGGTCGAGCCCAGTCGGTACAATACGGTAAGCGCTGAGAATTCCGGCCTCGGATCCACCAGTTGACTCCTACTGGGGCACGAGAATCTTCAATGGCTGGTCATTGGATGCCCTTGACGCTTACCCTAGCCCTACCTGCCTGAATGGGATCTGAGACAGGAACCTTCTGTGAGTCATCGTGACTGCTAGTGGCGCCCTGATTCGCGAGCCGTGTGCTTCACGCGACAGGCGTCTATCCGCATCACCCGCGGCGGTGATGTAACAACCCTTGAACCTTGGAAATGGGACCCTCGGATTGTCATCTTATCATTCAGATATCCCTCACCCGGGTTTCTGTATACACTTTATGACAAGGCGATGTGGAGCGCCTCAGTAAATCGCTCTCTACAGCAGCAACGTGCGAAAGACCCTAACAATACACCCGTATAATGGCTTTCGGACACGCGCCCCTCATTAGACTCATGACTTTTTCGGTGAAGAATATGTGGGTTCGTTTGGCAACCTTTTTTGTTTGATCAGATCGAATATTGAGCAGGAATGAGTAGCCCCAGATAACTGGGAACCTATTCAACGTCGTTGTAAATTCCTGGTGGTTTATCAATGCTTGTAAGATAGAGAGCAACCCATCAGAAGGGGTTTGGTGCCTCAGGTATCTACCCCACGATTCGCGGCAGCCAGCGATGATCCGGGCTCAGGCACACAGACTCGTGACGGTCGCACAACGGGACCTACATTAGCATGGCAGGCTACAAGAGTCGGCTTATGTGACCAGAGCAGTGTCTGCCTTGATATTGTCTCAGAGCGCATGCTAAGGACCCTTTTCTCCCTGAAGAGGATAGGTAGTTGCAACGGAGTATAGTGCAAGTGCTTCCAGGCTGAATGGTAAACGGACCCGCTGCCAGGGGCGGCTAGTCTGCCTTGATTTCGGTCCAGGAACCATTTCCAATAAGAGTCAACGGCTACAAGTCAAGTCAGACCAGCTATCAATAGTGCGGGATAGCAGAGAGTCGGATCGGGGGTCTCACAGGCATCCTTGGCGGCCGAGGAGTGATGAGTTGTGCGACCAGCGCGTGTTCCTTATTTAAGCCGCGCGCGCACCTCTGACGCAACGGTCTCAAAGGGGGGTTCTCAGCTCTTAGGTTGCATGTTCGGCTGCATCCAATTCGACCTCCCCGTGTCTGTCTAGCATCATCCCGAATCTTTTGTCGGAGCAGTCCTCCGGTCAAGTTAATATTGCAAAGcagttctccttcttctgctacCAGCTCAGTCCTCGGCCTTCTGTGACCCTTGGAGCCTTATCAATTGCCGACAGGTATTCGGGCGGGTCAGCCTTGGACAGCTCATTGAAAGTGCAGAGgttcatcagcagcaactgTACTATTTGATTTCCTATCATCATTATTGATCATCATCTTATATCCttattttctctctccatcaaTCTATTGAGCTGGTAGCTTATCGTAGACAACATGAAGCTCTCAATAGCTCTCGCACTCGGTGCCACGGCTTCGACGGGGGTGTTGGCTGCCGTGGTACCGCAGCAAGAACCGCTGATAACCCCTCAAGATCCCCCcactcatcaccatcagGAGAAGTTCTTGATCGAGCTGGCTCCCTATCAGACAAGATGGGTTACTGAGGAAGAGAAGTGGGACCTGAAGCTGGTATAGCAACATGCCCCCGTTTCGTTATTGTCACGATAGCACATTTTACTAATATCTCGTTGGATGCTCCTTAGGATGGCGTGAACTTCATCGATATTACTGAAGAGCGGAACACAGGGTTCTACCCGACATTGCATGCCGGTAGCTATGTTCACTATCCGTCCGCGATGAAGCATGCAGAGAAGGTGGTTCCCCTTCTGCGGGGTCTCTCCAAGGATAACATGGAGCAAAATCTCAACAAGTTCACATCCTTTCATACTCGCTACTATAGGTCGTCCACTGGTATTGAGTCTGCAAAGTGGCTATATAGTAGGGTTTCCGATGTCATTGAGCAGTCGGGTGCAGCGAAGTACGGCGCGACTGTGGAGCAGTTTGCTCACTCATGGGGCCAATTCAGTATCATTGCTCGCATCCCTGGCCAGACCAACAAAACTGTCGTCCTGGGTGCCCATCAGGACAGCATCAACTTGTTTCTCCCCTCTATCCTAGCTGCACCTGGTGCAGATGATGACGGAAGTGGAACTGTGACTATCCTCGAAGCTTTGCGTGGTCTGCTGCAGTCAGACGCCATTGTTCAGGGCAACGCTTCCAACACTATCGAATTCCACTGGTACTCGGCAGAGGAAGGTGGCATGCTTGGTTCGCAGGCCATCTTCTCTCAATACAAGAGGGATAAGCGAGATATCAAGGCGATGCTT harbors:
- the lap1 gene encoding putative aminopeptidase (COG:E;~EggNog:ENOG410PGV8;~InterPro:IPR007484;~MEROPS:MER0032443;~PFAM:PF01546,PF04389;~SECRETED:SignalP(1-19)), producing the protein MKLSIALALGATASTGVLAAVVPQQEPLITPQDPPTHHHQEKFLIELAPYQTRWVTEEEKWDLKLDGVNFIDITEERNTGFYPTLHAGSYVHYPSAMKHAEKVVPLLRGLSKDNMEQNLNKFTSFHTRYYRSSTGIESAKWLYSRVSDVIEQSGAAKYGATVEQFAHSWGQFSIIARIPGQTNKTVVLGAHQDSINLFLPSILAAPGADDDGSGTVTILEALRGLLQSDAIVQGNASNTIEFHWYSAEEGGMLGSQAIFSQYKRDKRDIKAMLQQDMTGYTQGALDAGRQEAIGIMVDYVDEGLTQFLKDVTTEYCGIGYIETRCGYACSDHTSASKYGYPAAMATESEMENSNKRIHTTDDSIRYLSFDHMLEHARLTLGFAYELAFAPF
- a CDS encoding uncharacterized protein (COG:S;~EggNog:ENOG410PR6R;~InterPro:IPR036867,IPR025952,IPR039629;~PFAM:PF13902;~go_function: GO:0003676 - nucleic acid binding [Evidence IEA]) — protein: MAIHPNFPSETNPRGSLSPQQARAISAWTEQAAASLESLTLSESVPITDSNVVFSQSTPTRASVRGTTVSLSIPLDDPVPTVGSPSAPKVKVLAQPTKETQVASVSFRRREPLRRDSLKRREALLKGKDGSRRRQRWENDRLLNNPWAEPPSSKDWDIQATHTRHDPMPYYLAPLWDNHYAHLDHRSSQQMETRTEKHRVPKELRQRLKHARAARGILQDIEEDIRQFIQRWNEKQGLLKQEGLADAPQSSDSESEDEIVFVGRNGLMHDSPQRRARLQKMREAMSAHHEHDGQKMVFESLVDDRAAGFGRWLVHSIASYYGLHTWSVTVGEPARREAYVGFYPPAPGSRAGPVSPPAGSKACRQEAMIQPGDELPQPLWTQV